A single region of the Rhodospirillales bacterium genome encodes:
- a CDS encoding fused MFS/spermidine synthase, with product MSLKPRAIFLLFIVILTEGYIVLSTELLAIRQTIPFVGSGTDTISIIIAAVLMPLAFGYYNGGKFKPHYQGRRFLTVRSKLLQNILVSSVFLILAISYVPLFLFFTLLIQNGIYYRLLLTGLYATIFLVTPVYLLGQTIPLVSNFFSKERLSEITGRMLFFSTIGSFLGAVLSTIILMATIGVHHTASLTFLLLAAIYLLLRKDRNLERNLPILCIAGMGLVFNSSSVMENLHIVENNQYNTIMVTEDPQTHSRTISLNNNSSSTLHADGRPHEYIHFIEKHYINPLPAEDAPKRILVIGAGGFTLGLQDTKNIYDFVDIDGSLKEVSEKYFLQKQLGPNKHFYPSPARAFLIQNKNDYDLIVLDAYFGGVNIPEHLVTQDFFKQIRETLTKGGTVVANFIVHPNFSDRFSQHIDTTFRSVFPFITRQMIEDYNG from the coding sequence ATGTCTTTAAAACCCCGTGCCATTTTCCTGCTTTTTATCGTCATCCTGACGGAAGGTTATATCGTTCTTTCCACAGAGCTTCTCGCGATCCGTCAAACCATTCCCTTCGTCGGAAGCGGGACGGATACCATTTCAATCATTATTGCCGCCGTTTTGATGCCCCTGGCCTTTGGCTATTACAACGGCGGAAAATTCAAACCGCATTATCAGGGACGCCGGTTTCTGACCGTTCGAAGCAAACTGCTGCAAAACATCCTTGTTTCATCCGTGTTTCTTATTCTTGCCATATCGTACGTCCCTCTTTTCCTCTTTTTTACGCTTCTTATCCAAAACGGCATCTATTACCGGCTATTGCTCACCGGGCTTTACGCCACCATCTTTCTTGTGACGCCCGTTTACCTGCTGGGACAGACAATCCCGCTTGTGAGCAACTTCTTTTCAAAAGAACGCCTGTCGGAAATTACCGGCCGGATGCTTTTTTTCTCCACGATCGGGTCCTTCCTCGGCGCCGTCCTCTCGACGATCATCCTGATGGCCACCATTGGCGTACACCATACGGCCTCTCTCACTTTCCTGCTGCTTGCCGCCATTTACCTGCTTTTGCGCAAAGACAGGAACCTTGAAAGAAACCTCCCTATTCTGTGCATTGCCGGAATGGGGCTCGTGTTCAACTCTTCAAGCGTTATGGAGAATCTGCATATTGTGGAAAACAATCAATATAATACGATTATGGTGACGGAAGATCCGCAGACCCACAGCCGCACAATCTCCCTGAACAACAATTCCTCTTCAACCCTGCACGCCGACGGGCGGCCCCACGAATACATCCATTTCATCGAAAAGCATTACATCAACCCCCTGCCTGCCGAAGACGCGCCAAAAAGAATTCTTGTGATAGGCGCGGGCGGGTTCACGCTGGGGCTCCAGGACACTAAAAACATCTACGATTTTGTGGATATTGACGGCTCTCTTAAAGAGGTATCCGAAAAATATTTTTTACAAAAACAGCTCGGGCCGAACAAGCATTTTTACCCCTCTCCCGCGCGCGCCTTCCTGATCCAGAACAAAAACGACTATGACCTGATCGTTCTGGACGCCTATTTCGGAGGCGTAAATATCCCCGAGCATCTCGTCACGCAGGATTTTTTCAAGCAAATCCGGGAAACGCTCACGAAGGGAGGAACGGTTGTTGCAAATTTCATCGTCCACCCGAATTTTTCCGACCGCTTCAGCCAGCATATCGATACGACATTCCGGTCCGTTTTTCCTTTCATCACCCGCCAGATGATTGAAGACTATAACGGATAG
- a CDS encoding deoxycytidylate deaminase — translation MLKKQDAPLQTPFQQMQAAVDIVHTSEHPHNKVAATLFNERFSISCTNHWPEKIKEKIGTEKKIGNSSGTIHAETACILNAPQATEDASLCITDPFCPNCAKNVAEAGVKTIYIDHKGFDKDFFKRRGEQFDTMSMQICEHAGISVYELRREDEKLVPILEVPYSYIPPEDSPIDMQPILKADDTLLRQLVQKAEKDHSRRKFAIALARDNDSALFSLVARAHAVRGYSMSDPDEALDLLTPIGKYSFIQEPVNRTLMFMARRGLKPEPGYFYCSQVPTSREQVNLVGAGIKRITVGDFQRCRDPHGREAMRQLKDAGILRYN, via the coding sequence ATGTTAAAAAAACAAGACGCTCCCCTTCAGACGCCTTTTCAGCAGATGCAAGCCGCTGTGGACATCGTCCACACAAGCGAGCACCCGCATAACAAAGTCGCAGCAACCCTGTTCAATGAAAGATTTTCGATCTCCTGCACCAATCACTGGCCGGAAAAAATCAAAGAAAAAATAGGTACAGAGAAAAAAATCGGAAATTCTTCGGGAACTATCCATGCGGAAACGGCCTGTATTTTAAACGCGCCGCAAGCCACAGAGGACGCCTCCCTTTGCATCACCGACCCTTTTTGCCCGAACTGCGCCAAAAACGTTGCCGAAGCGGGAGTCAAAACCATCTATATCGACCATAAAGGATTCGATAAGGACTTCTTTAAACGCCGGGGAGAGCAATTCGACACCATGTCGATGCAGATTTGCGAACATGCGGGCATAAGCGTGTACGAACTTCGCCGCGAGGACGAAAAACTTGTTCCTATTCTGGAGGTGCCCTATAGCTACATTCCGCCGGAAGACAGCCCTATCGATATGCAGCCCATCCTGAAAGCCGATGATACATTGCTCCGGCAGCTTGTCCAGAAAGCGGAAAAAGACCATAGCCGCCGGAAATTTGCGATCGCCCTGGCCCGCGATAACGATAGCGCCCTTTTTTCCCTTGTTGCGCGCGCCCACGCCGTCCGGGGATATTCCATGAGCGACCCGGACGAAGCCCTGGACCTTCTGACCCCGATCGGGAAATACAGCTTTATTCAGGAGCCCGTAAACCGGACCCTTATGTTCATGGCCCGAAGGGGACTAAAACCGGAACCCGGATATTTCTATTGTTCTCAAGTCCCAACCTCACGGGAGCAGGTCAATCTGGTCGGCGCGGGCATCAAGCGCATTACCGTGGGCGATTTCCAAAGATGCCGGGATCCTCATGGCCGCGAAGCGATGCGGCAACTGAAAGATGCGGGCATTTTAAGATATAACTAA
- a CDS encoding primosomal protein N' codes for MQTLFQEEDDMLSRETGRKSVLVPYPVDKAYDYGVPEGLEICAGAYVCVPLGRREIPAVVWGEAEGGVSSKKLKYVLSRYDLPPMPEAHRRFLDWMAGYTMAARGSVLKLSLSVPGALEPPKPVTGYVFSRAGKEGESLSPQARRVMEIVSDGLPRRAGELAEEAGCSSGVIKGLFEKGYLKQISLSAPAPCRLPDPERPGPLLSSVQQDSARDLKEKVKTGRYNVTLVDGVTGAGKTEVYFEAVAQALRQNRQVLILLPEIALSNAFLDRFKTRFGCVPALWHSSLSSAQRKKTWRGVVTGESRVVVGARSALFLPYADLGLIVVDEEHDPAYKQEDGVIYHARDMAIVRASLGEIPVVLVSATPSLETIHNAWEGRYSHLSLPDRHGGADLPEIHLVDLRQEKMARQHFISPSLQKAMAETLEAGRQSLLFLNRRGYAPLTLCRTCGHRFECPRCSAWLIDHRKTGRLHCHHCDHFVDRPLTCPSCGDRESLAACGPGVERIMEETKEYFPEARISVLSSDTAGTHEQLKALLSDIQDHKVDIIIGTQIIAKGHHFPKLTCVGVVDADLGLSGGDLRATERTYQLLHQVAGRAGREDMKGHVYLQTFNPEARVMQALAGGARDEFLRVEAQERENSGMPPFSRLAGVIVSGRDEAQVVEVSRALGRTAPQKGEEIQTFGPADALMYRLRGNYRRRLLVRADKKIDIQKAITHWLKGIKIPSSVRVSVDIDPQSFY; via the coding sequence ATGCAGACACTTTTTCAAGAAGAGGATGACATGCTCTCCCGGGAAACAGGGAGGAAGTCCGTTCTTGTCCCGTATCCTGTGGACAAAGCGTATGATTACGGTGTGCCGGAGGGGCTGGAAATCTGCGCGGGGGCGTATGTCTGTGTGCCGCTGGGACGGCGTGAAATTCCGGCGGTGGTGTGGGGGGAGGCGGAAGGCGGCGTTTCGTCCAAAAAGCTTAAATATGTTTTATCCCGATACGATCTTCCCCCCATGCCGGAGGCTCACCGCCGGTTTCTGGACTGGATGGCGGGCTATACCATGGCGGCCAGAGGGAGCGTTCTGAAGCTGTCCTTAAGTGTGCCCGGTGCGCTGGAGCCGCCAAAGCCTGTGACGGGGTATGTTTTTTCGCGTGCAGGGAAGGAGGGAGAGTCGCTTTCTCCTCAGGCCCGCCGCGTGATGGAAATTGTGTCGGACGGACTGCCACGGCGGGCGGGCGAACTGGCGGAGGAAGCGGGATGTTCTTCGGGGGTTATCAAGGGGCTCTTTGAGAAAGGCTATCTCAAACAGATTAGCCTGTCGGCGCCGGCGCCCTGCCGCTTGCCAGACCCGGAGCGGCCCGGCCCTTTGCTTTCTTCCGTGCAGCAGGACTCTGCCCGGGACTTAAAAGAAAAAGTCAAAACAGGCCGTTACAACGTGACCTTGGTAGACGGTGTGACCGGAGCGGGAAAGACGGAAGTGTATTTTGAGGCGGTCGCGCAGGCTTTAAGGCAAAACAGGCAAGTCCTTATTTTGCTTCCTGAAATTGCGCTTTCCAATGCGTTTTTAGACCGCTTTAAAACCCGCTTTGGCTGCGTTCCGGCGCTTTGGCATTCTTCCCTTTCTTCGGCGCAGCGCAAAAAGACGTGGCGCGGCGTGGTCACCGGGGAAAGCCGTGTGGTTGTGGGGGCGCGCTCGGCCCTGTTTTTGCCCTATGCGGATCTGGGGCTGATCGTCGTCGATGAGGAGCATGATCCCGCTTATAAACAGGAAGACGGCGTGATTTATCATGCGCGGGATATGGCGATTGTGCGGGCCAGTTTAGGGGAGATACCCGTTGTGCTGGTGTCGGCAACGCCGTCGCTGGAGACGATTCACAATGCGTGGGAAGGGCGCTACAGCCATCTGAGTCTGCCGGATCGCCACGGGGGCGCGGATTTGCCGGAGATTCATCTGGTGGATCTGCGGCAGGAAAAAATGGCGCGCCAGCATTTTATCTCTCCATCCTTGCAAAAAGCGATGGCGGAAACGCTGGAAGCGGGACGGCAGTCCCTTTTATTTTTGAACCGGCGGGGTTATGCGCCGCTGACGCTGTGCCGGACCTGCGGGCACCGTTTTGAATGTCCGCGCTGCAGCGCCTGGCTGATCGACCACCGCAAGACGGGCAGGCTTCATTGTCACCACTGCGACCATTTTGTAGACCGTCCGCTGACCTGTCCTTCCTGCGGGGACAGGGAGTCGCTGGCGGCTTGCGGTCCCGGTGTGGAGAGAATTATGGAGGAGACGAAGGAGTATTTTCCGGAGGCCCGTATTTCCGTGCTTTCCAGCGATACGGCCGGGACGCATGAGCAATTGAAAGCTCTTTTATCCGATATTCAGGATCACAAAGTCGACATCATTATCGGGACTCAGATTATTGCCAAAGGTCATCACTTCCCCAAATTGACTTGCGTGGGGGTGGTGGATGCGGATCTGGGGCTGTCCGGCGGGGATTTGCGCGCTACGGAGCGCACCTATCAATTGCTGCATCAGGTGGCGGGGCGCGCGGGACGGGAAGATATGAAAGGCCATGTCTATCTTCAGACGTTTAACCCGGAGGCCCGCGTGATGCAGGCGCTGGCGGGCGGGGCGCGCGATGAATTTTTACGGGTGGAGGCGCAGGAGCGGGAGAATTCCGGCATGCCGCCTTTCAGCCGGCTGGCGGGTGTTATTGTTTCAGGACGTGACGAGGCGCAGGTGGTGGAGGTTTCGCGGGCGCTGGGACGCACCGCGCCCCAAAAGGGCGAGGAAATACAGACGTTCGGGCCGGCGGATGCGCTGATGTACCGTCTGCGCGGAAACTACCGGCGGCGTCTGCTGGTGCGGGCCGATAAGAAAATAGATATTCAAAAGGCAATAACGCACTGGTTAAAAGGGATAAAAATCCCTTCCTCTGTGCGCGTGTCTGTCGATATCGATCCCCAGAGTTTTTATTAA
- a CDS encoding DUF484 family protein: MSDSTPKTDAPVITAQEVVDFLRAHPKFLQENPQVCDFLIPPKNSNGKNVADFQSFLIDRLKSDKKDVLETTREIVENARSNMNNQQRIHETVLRLLDARNFDEFIHITTMDLSAMLDTDISALLVESNGHDIPHISTNGIRILPEGTVDKWMQGKNILLQSNISGIEAIYGGGANLVQSQALLRIDISRDTPPALLVFGSRDPLMFQDGQGTEMVMFLARAFERIFRSWLTLPK, translated from the coding sequence ATGAGCGATTCAACGCCGAAAACAGATGCGCCGGTCATAACCGCCCAGGAAGTCGTGGACTTTCTACGCGCCCACCCGAAATTCCTGCAGGAAAACCCGCAGGTCTGCGATTTTCTGATCCCGCCCAAAAACAGCAATGGAAAAAACGTGGCGGATTTCCAGTCCTTCCTGATCGACCGCCTGAAATCGGACAAGAAAGATGTGCTGGAAACTACCAGGGAAATCGTGGAAAACGCCCGCTCCAACATGAACAACCAGCAGCGAATCCACGAAACCGTCCTGCGCCTTCTGGACGCCCGGAATTTTGACGAATTCATCCATATCACGACCATGGATCTTTCGGCCATGCTCGACACCGATATCTCGGCCCTTCTGGTTGAATCGAACGGACATGACATCCCCCACATTTCCACCAACGGAATCCGCATCCTTCCGGAAGGAACGGTCGATAAATGGATGCAAGGCAAAAATATCCTGCTGCAATCGAATATCAGCGGCATCGAAGCCATTTATGGCGGCGGGGCGAATCTTGTGCAATCCCAGGCCCTTCTGCGCATCGATATTTCAAGGGACACGCCGCCCGCCCTTCTGGTCTTCGGCAGCCGCGACCCCCTCATGTTTCAGGACGGGCAGGGCACGGAAATGGTCATGTTCCTCGCCCGCGCCTTTGAACGGATTTTCAGGTCATGGCTGACACTGCCGAAATAA
- the fsa gene encoding fructose-6-phosphate aldolase — protein MKFFVDTADIDDIKDLASTGLLDGVTTNPSLIAKSGKNFIPLIEEICSVVAGPVSAEVAATDYETMLKEANVLKKIAHNVAIKVPLTPDGLKVCKELSDEGTMVNVTLCFSAAQAILAAKAGATFISPFVGRLDDISQDGLGLISEICTIYDNYPDFHTEVLVASIRHPMHIVDSAKMGAHVVTCPPGVIRQLYAHPLTDKGLAAFVEDWKKTGQSIL, from the coding sequence ATGAAATTCTTCGTCGACACAGCAGATATTGATGACATTAAAGATCTCGCCTCTACGGGATTGCTTGACGGGGTCACGACCAACCCCTCCTTGATCGCCAAATCCGGGAAAAATTTCATCCCGCTGATTGAGGAAATCTGCTCTGTCGTTGCAGGCCCCGTCAGCGCCGAAGTCGCCGCGACAGACTATGAGACCATGCTCAAGGAGGCAAACGTCCTGAAAAAAATCGCGCATAACGTCGCGATCAAGGTGCCGCTTACGCCGGACGGCCTGAAAGTCTGCAAAGAGCTTTCTGATGAAGGCACCATGGTGAATGTCACCCTGTGCTTCTCGGCAGCTCAGGCTATTCTGGCCGCCAAAGCGGGCGCAACCTTTATCTCCCCTTTCGTCGGACGGCTGGACGATATTTCGCAGGACGGGCTGGGGCTGATTTCCGAAATTTGCACCATCTACGACAACTACCCGGATTTCCATACCGAGGTGCTGGTGGCCTCTATCCGGCATCCGATGCATATCGTGGACAGCGCCAAAATGGGCGCCCATGTCGTGACCTGCCCTCCCGGCGTCATTCGCCAGCTCTACGCACATCCTTTAACGGATAAAGGGCTTGCCGCCTTCGTCGAAGACTGGAAAAAAACCGGGCAAAGCATTTTGTAA
- a CDS encoding F0F1 ATP synthase subunit delta, whose translation MASRQTSGVTALRYANALVDTAVEAGSLESVEQDLKDLEGMLSGCPDLQNLIRSPLIERAVQRDAMISIAEKAKFNVLTRNFLALLAENHRLNIISAVICAVKTDITRRRGEVNAQVQAAFALTDAQTKALREALGKATGKKVSLNVEIDRDLIGGMVVTVGSRMIDDSVKRKLERLERAMKSSSNVNLTDTNKQKEGS comes from the coding sequence GTGGCTTCCAGACAGACTTCCGGCGTTACCGCCTTACGTTATGCGAATGCGCTCGTGGATACGGCTGTGGAAGCGGGATCTCTCGAGTCTGTGGAGCAGGATTTAAAAGATCTGGAAGGGATGCTTTCCGGCTGTCCTGATTTACAGAATTTAATCCGTTCTCCTTTGATTGAGCGTGCGGTCCAGCGCGATGCGATGATTTCCATTGCCGAAAAGGCGAAATTTAACGTGCTGACCCGCAATTTTTTGGCGCTTCTGGCTGAAAATCACCGCCTGAACATTATTTCTGCCGTTATCTGCGCCGTTAAAACGGATATTACCCGCCGGCGCGGGGAAGTGAATGCGCAGGTGCAGGCCGCGTTCGCTTTAACGGATGCGCAGACAAAGGCCCTGCGCGAGGCGCTTGGCAAGGCCACGGGGAAAAAGGTTTCCCTGAATGTTGAGATTGACCGTGACTTGATCGGCGGGATGGTCGTCACCGTCGGGTCCCGGATGATTGACGATTCCGTCAAACGGAAGCTGGAGCGGCTGGAGCGCGCGATGAAGTCCAGCTCCAATGTGAATTTAACCGATACAAACAAGCAAAAAGAGGGAAGCTAA
- a CDS encoding nucleoside deaminase produces the protein MKRAYRLALESYREGGCPIGALLVDDSGRILGEGHNMLVQEGNPILHGEMAAMRAAGRHESRRDTTMYTTLSPCMMCAGTIVQFKIPRVVVGDAVNSAGNIEFLRERGVEVTVLEDPDCIALVKKFREEKPDLWLEDWGGA, from the coding sequence ATGAAACGGGCCTATCGTTTGGCGCTTGAAAGTTATCGGGAAGGGGGCTGTCCCATTGGCGCCCTTCTCGTCGATGACTCGGGCCGGATACTGGGTGAAGGACATAATATGCTGGTGCAGGAAGGCAACCCGATTCTCCATGGGGAAATGGCGGCGATGCGGGCGGCTGGCCGGCATGAATCCCGCCGTGACACCACAATGTATACAACGTTGAGCCCCTGCATGATGTGTGCGGGCACGATTGTGCAGTTTAAAATTCCGCGTGTCGTTGTGGGGGATGCCGTCAATTCTGCAGGAAATATTGAGTTTTTACGGGAGCGCGGGGTGGAGGTCACCGTTCTGGAGGATCCGGATTGCATTGCGCTGGTTAAAAAGTTCCGGGAAGAAAAGCCGGATCTGTGGCTCGAAGACTGGGGCGGCGCTTAA
- the odhB gene encoding 2-oxoglutarate dehydrogenase complex dihydrolipoyllysine-residue succinyltransferase: MTQIVVPTLGESVSEATVAKWLKKEGEVVSADEPIVELETDKVTLEVNAPEAGTIRKIIVAEGKNVEVGAILGEIGESSAANDSAPAAAEAPKKETPAASAGAEEEPKLSPAVLKLVSDHNLDPDKIPASGKDGRLTKEDVLAFVNDGGSAAETPAPQAVSTHPVEVSAALETPRAPGEREERVRMTRLRQSIAKHLKDAQNTAAMLTTFNEVDMGAVMDLRKEYKDSFEKKHGVKLGFMSFFVKAAVNALKEIPAVNAEIDGDELVYKNYYDIGVAVSTPQGLVVPVVKDCDDKSMADIEKSIMDVGTRARDGKLSMDEMKGGTFTITNGGIFGSLLSTPILNMPQSGILGMHKIQPRPMAMPDGSVEVRPMMYLALSYDHRVIDGREAVSFLVRIKDAIEDPQRLLLDI, from the coding sequence ATGACCCAGATTGTTGTTCCCACCCTTGGAGAGTCCGTTAGCGAAGCCACGGTAGCCAAATGGCTTAAAAAAGAGGGCGAAGTTGTCAGTGCGGATGAGCCGATTGTCGAGCTGGAAACCGATAAGGTGACGCTGGAAGTGAATGCGCCCGAAGCGGGGACGATCCGTAAAATTATTGTCGCCGAGGGGAAGAATGTCGAGGTGGGGGCGATTCTTGGGGAGATTGGCGAAAGCTCTGCGGCGAACGATTCTGCGCCTGCGGCTGCCGAAGCGCCTAAAAAGGAAACGCCTGCGGCCTCAGCGGGCGCCGAAGAGGAGCCGAAGCTGTCTCCGGCTGTTTTGAAGCTGGTGAGCGATCATAATCTGGATCCGGATAAAATTCCGGCCAGCGGAAAAGACGGGCGTCTGACCAAGGAAGATGTGCTGGCTTTTGTGAATGACGGCGGGAGTGCGGCGGAAACGCCTGCGCCGCAAGCCGTGTCGACACATCCTGTTGAGGTTTCTGCGGCGCTCGAAACGCCGCGTGCGCCGGGTGAGCGGGAAGAGCGTGTGCGCATGACCCGCCTGCGCCAATCGATCGCAAAGCATTTGAAAGATGCGCAAAACACGGCGGCCATGCTGACCACGTTTAATGAAGTGGATATGGGCGCGGTGATGGATCTGCGCAAGGAATATAAAGACAGCTTCGAGAAAAAACACGGGGTGAAGCTGGGCTTCATGTCTTTCTTTGTGAAGGCGGCGGTCAATGCCCTGAAAGAAATTCCGGCGGTCAATGCCGAAATAGACGGCGATGAACTGGTTTATAAAAATTATTATGATATCGGGGTGGCGGTGAGTACGCCGCAGGGGCTTGTGGTGCCTGTGGTCAAGGATTGCGATGACAAGTCCATGGCGGATATTGAAAAATCCATTATGGATGTGGGGACCCGCGCACGCGATGGGAAACTGTCGATGGACGAAATGAAGGGCGGCACCTTTACCATCACCAACGGCGGTATATTCGGCTCCCTTCTTTCCACGCCGATTCTAAACATGCCGCAATCCGGTATTTTGGGGATGCATAAAATCCAGCCCCGCCCCATGGCGATGCCGGACGGAAGCGTCGAGGTGCGGCCGATGATGTATCTGGCCCTGTCTTACGATCACCGGGTGATTGACGGGCGCGAGGCGGTCAGCTTCCTGGTGCGGATCAAGGATGCGATCGAAGATCCGCAGAGGCTCCTGCTGGATATTTAG
- a CDS encoding tyrosine recombinase XerC: protein MADTAEIKPDLSALCAPDLAKILQDWHRWLKIEKNLSPHTLRAYQRDVSQFLTFLARHDGRALSIDALSGSSLADFRAWMSRQAIDGASSASRARALSGVKNFIGWMDRQGIAHNASIGNVRSPKQPRKLPRPLEEIQAFRLLENMPDDTWTERRDKALFTLLYGCGLRIDEALTLNIEDLPRDGFLRVTGKGNKERQVPVLSQIEPVLENYRKSCPYPEEPARAFFLGAKGKRLNQGVAQKTMRDLRKTLNLPETATPHALRHSFATHLLQNGANLREIQELLGHASLKSTQRYTDVNDAKLMEVYRKCHPRG from the coding sequence ATGGCTGACACTGCCGAAATAAAACCGGACCTTTCCGCCCTCTGCGCCCCCGACCTTGCCAAAATCCTGCAGGACTGGCACAGATGGCTCAAAATCGAAAAGAACCTCTCCCCCCATACGCTAAGAGCTTACCAGCGCGATGTCTCACAATTTCTGACTTTCCTCGCCCGGCATGACGGCAGGGCCCTTTCGATTGACGCCCTCTCCGGCTCTTCCCTTGCGGATTTCAGGGCATGGATGTCGCGGCAGGCCATTGACGGCGCATCCAGCGCTTCGCGCGCCCGCGCGCTCTCCGGCGTTAAAAACTTCATCGGCTGGATGGACAGGCAGGGCATCGCCCACAACGCCTCCATCGGAAATGTGCGCAGCCCCAAGCAGCCCCGCAAACTCCCCCGCCCGCTCGAAGAAATTCAGGCCTTCCGGCTGCTGGAAAACATGCCGGACGATACATGGACCGAACGCCGCGACAAGGCCCTGTTCACGCTCCTTTACGGCTGCGGCCTGCGCATCGACGAAGCGCTGACCTTAAATATCGAAGACCTGCCCCGCGACGGATTTTTGCGCGTCACCGGAAAAGGAAACAAGGAACGTCAGGTTCCTGTCCTGTCCCAGATCGAGCCCGTCCTTGAAAATTACCGTAAAAGCTGCCCTTACCCGGAAGAGCCGGCCCGCGCCTTTTTCCTGGGGGCAAAAGGAAAACGCCTGAATCAGGGCGTGGCCCAAAAGACCATGCGGGATTTGCGCAAAACGCTCAACCTGCCGGAGACGGCTACACCGCACGCCCTGCGTCACAGCTTCGCCACGCATCTTCTCCAAAACGGAGCAAATTTACGGGAAATTCAGGAACTCCTCGGCCATGCCTCCCTCAAATCGACCCAGCGTTACACGGATGTGAATGACGCAAAGCTGATGGAGGTTTACAGGAAATGCCATCCGAGAGGGTAA
- a CDS encoding dihydrolipoyl dehydrogenase, translated as MSDQNSYDVIVIGAGPGGYVCAIRCAQLGMKTACVEKRETLGGTCLNVGCIPSKALLSASEKYEEAGKHLAKMGVKVTGAEVDLPEMMKFKESVIGANTQGIEFLFKKNKVDWLKGAGKLSGGGKVDVAGKSYSARHIVIATGSDVAGLPGIDIDEKRIVSSTGALELEKVPENMVVIGGGVIGLELGSVWGRLGAKVTVVEFLDEILPGMDGEIRKETRKLLQKQGLDFRLSTKVTSAVSGAAGVDLMLEPAAGGAEEKISAEIVLVAVGRKPYTESLNLEAAGVELDERGRIRTDGHFKTSAEGVYAIGDVIIGPMLAHKAEDEGMVLAEMLAGQSGHIDYNLIPGVVYTHPEVACVGRTEEQLKEDGVPYKAGKFPFMANGRARAMGCTDGFVKILAHAETDRVLGAHIIGPEAGTLIGEVVLGMEFGTSAEDIARTCHAHPTLEEVIKEAALAVDGRPIHM; from the coding sequence ATGAGCGACCAGAATTCTTACGATGTGATTGTCATTGGGGCCGGCCCGGGCGGCTATGTCTGCGCCATTCGCTGCGCGCAGCTGGGGATGAAAACGGCCTGTGTCGAAAAGCGCGAAACGCTGGGGGGGACATGCCTCAATGTCGGCTGCATACCATCGAAAGCGCTTTTGTCGGCGTCTGAAAAATATGAAGAGGCGGGGAAGCATCTGGCCAAAATGGGCGTAAAAGTGACCGGCGCGGAGGTCGACCTGCCGGAGATGATGAAATTCAAGGAGTCCGTCATCGGTGCCAACACGCAGGGCATTGAATTCCTGTTTAAGAAAAACAAGGTGGACTGGCTCAAAGGGGCGGGAAAACTTTCCGGCGGCGGCAAGGTGGACGTGGCGGGAAAAAGTTACAGCGCCAGACACATTGTGATTGCCACGGGTTCCGATGTGGCCGGTCTGCCGGGCATTGATATTGACGAGAAAAGAATTGTCTCTTCCACGGGCGCGCTGGAACTGGAGAAAGTGCCGGAAAATATGGTTGTGATTGGCGGCGGGGTTATCGGGCTGGAGCTTGGCTCCGTCTGGGGCCGTCTGGGCGCTAAAGTGACGGTCGTGGAATTTCTGGATGAAATCCTGCCCGGAATGGACGGGGAAATCCGTAAGGAAACGCGCAAGCTTCTTCAAAAACAGGGGCTTGATTTCAGGCTTTCAACGAAGGTGACATCGGCGGTATCCGGCGCGGCGGGCGTGGATTTAATGCTGGAACCTGCGGCGGGCGGCGCGGAAGAAAAGATCTCTGCGGAGATTGTGCTCGTGGCTGTGGGACGCAAACCCTACACGGAGTCCCTTAATCTGGAGGCGGCGGGCGTGGAGCTGGACGAGCGCGGCCGGATCAGAACCGATGGGCACTTCAAAACAAGCGCCGAGGGAGTCTATGCGATTGGCGATGTGATTATCGGGCCGATGCTTGCGCATAAAGCCGAGGATGAAGGCATGGTGCTGGCCGAAATGCTGGCCGGGCAATCGGGCCATATCGATTATAATCTTATTCCCGGCGTGGTGTATACGCATCCGGAAGTGGCCTGCGTCGGCCGGACGGAAGAACAGCTCAAGGAAGACGGCGTGCCCTATAAAGCCGGGAAATTTCCTTTCATGGCGAACGGGCGGGCGCGGGCGATGGGGTGCACGGACGGGTTTGTCAAAATTCTGGCGCATGCCGAAACGGACCGCGTTTTGGGCGCTCATATCATTGGCCCTGAAGCCGGGACCTTAATCGGCGAAGTCGTGCTGGGGATGGAGTTCGGCACGTCCGCCGAAGATATCGCTCGCACCTGTCATGCGCACCCGACTCTGGAAGAAGTGATCAAGGAAGCGGCTTTGGCCGTTGATGGCCGCCCGATTCACATGTAG